One Streptomyces sp. CNQ-509 DNA window includes the following coding sequences:
- the vanX gene encoding D-Ala-D-Ala dipeptidase VanX: protein MNEDFAFLDELLPGLRWDAKYATWDNFTGKPVDGYLVNRIAGTRALGAALGRVREKAAARGFGLLLWDGYRPQRAVDCFLRWSEQPEDGRTKQRHYPNIGRAEMFERGYVAARSGHSRGSTVDLTLYHLGTGELAPMGGDHDLMDPRSHHGAPGITQREAGNRAQLRSLMETCGFSSYACEWWHYTLTDEPYPDTYFDFPVA, encoded by the coding sequence GTGAACGAGGACTTCGCCTTCCTGGACGAGTTGCTACCCGGGCTGCGATGGGATGCCAAGTACGCCACCTGGGACAACTTCACCGGGAAGCCGGTGGACGGATACCTGGTCAATCGCATCGCCGGCACCAGGGCCCTGGGCGCGGCCCTGGGCAGGGTGCGGGAGAAGGCGGCGGCCCGCGGCTTCGGCCTGCTGCTCTGGGACGGCTACCGCCCGCAGCGGGCCGTGGACTGCTTCCTGCGCTGGTCGGAACAGCCGGAGGACGGACGCACCAAGCAACGGCACTACCCGAACATCGGGAGGGCCGAGATGTTCGAGCGGGGGTATGTCGCCGCCCGGTCGGGCCACAGCCGGGGCAGCACCGTCGACCTCACCCTCTACCACCTCGGCACCGGTGAACTCGCCCCCATGGGCGGTGACCACGACCTGATGGATCCCCGCTCACACCACGGCGCACCGGGGATCACGCAACGCGAGGCGGGAAACCGCGCGCAGCTCCGTTCTCTCATGGAGACGTGCGGCTTCAGCTCCTACGCATGCGAGTGGTGGCACTACACGCTCACCGACGAGCCCTATCCGGACACCTATTTCGATTTCCCCGTCGCGTAG
- a CDS encoding MsnO8 family LLM class oxidoreductase — protein sequence MDIPLSVLDRSLRRKGQDPADALRRTVRFAQEVEGYGFRRFWVSEHHSVPGVAGSAPTVLAAAVAAATSRIRVGTGGVMLPNHRPLVVAEQFGVLGSLFPGRIDMGLGRSLGFTDGIRRALGHGDADAGDFGTALAELLRWFEGAQPAYPGVHAVPAEGLRVPAYVLAIDGGADIAAAHGLPLVIGAGRRPEKLLRAVGRYREAFTPSAQQGAPYVVVAVAAAVADTAEQAADLLLPEAWATVWSRTRGEFPPLTAAEEIRARTLTEREARYLDEARQSQVSGTGDQVAAALGDLVARSGADELLVSLHTPDEDARLESFRRLVELKTAAPAAG from the coding sequence ATGGACATCCCCCTCTCCGTGCTCGACCGGTCACTGCGGCGCAAGGGCCAGGACCCGGCCGACGCGCTGCGCCGCACCGTGCGCTTCGCGCAGGAGGTGGAGGGGTACGGCTTCCGCCGCTTCTGGGTCTCCGAGCACCACAGCGTTCCCGGCGTCGCCGGTTCCGCGCCGACCGTGCTGGCCGCCGCCGTCGCCGCCGCCACGTCCCGGATCCGGGTCGGCACCGGCGGCGTGATGCTGCCGAACCACCGGCCGCTGGTGGTCGCCGAGCAGTTCGGGGTGCTGGGCTCGCTCTTCCCCGGCCGGATCGACATGGGCCTCGGCCGCTCGCTGGGCTTCACCGACGGCATCCGGCGCGCGCTGGGCCACGGGGATGCGGACGCGGGGGACTTCGGAACGGCGCTGGCAGAGCTGCTGCGCTGGTTCGAGGGCGCGCAGCCGGCGTACCCGGGGGTGCACGCCGTACCGGCGGAGGGGCTGCGGGTGCCGGCGTACGTGCTGGCCATCGACGGCGGCGCCGACATCGCCGCCGCGCACGGGCTGCCGCTGGTGATCGGCGCGGGCCGGCGCCCGGAGAAGCTGCTGCGCGCGGTCGGGCGCTACCGCGAGGCGTTCACGCCCTCGGCACAGCAGGGCGCGCCGTACGTCGTCGTGGCGGTCGCCGCCGCGGTGGCGGACACGGCGGAGCAGGCCGCCGATCTGCTGCTGCCCGAGGCGTGGGCGACGGTCTGGTCGCGTACCCGCGGGGAGTTCCCGCCGCTGACGGCGGCGGAGGAGATACGGGCCCGTACGCTCACCGAGCGCGAGGCCCGCTACCTCGACGAGGCCCGCCAGTCCCAGGTGTCCGGCACCGGGGACCAGGTGGCCGCCGCCCTGGGCGACCTCGTCGCCCGCAGCGGCGCCGACGAACTGCTGGTCTCCCTGCACACCCCCGACGAGGACGCCCGGCTGGAGTCCTTCCGGCGGCTGGTGGAGCTGAAGACCGCGGCGCCCGCGGCAGGTTGA
- a CDS encoding response regulator transcription factor: MPDQTPDPADPADPADPADPADPADPTARIAVLLVDDDPLVRAGLRLMLGGAGDIDVVGEAADGGEVPALVAAHAPDVVLMDIRMPRLDGLAATEALRRRAEPPEVLVLTTFHTDEHVLRALRGGAAGFVLKDTPPREIVAAVRKVAAGEPALSPAVLQQLIAQVSGAGAEERARAGEHARRRLAALGEREREVAVAVGRGRSNAEIAAELYMSVPTVKTHVSRILTKLDLNNRVQIALLVHDARES; this comes from the coding sequence GTGCCCGACCAGACCCCCGATCCCGCAGATCCCGCGGACCCGGCAGATCCCGCCGATCCCGCCGATCCCGCCGATCCCACTGCCCGCATCGCCGTCCTCCTCGTCGACGACGACCCCCTCGTCCGGGCCGGGCTGCGGCTGATGCTCGGCGGGGCCGGCGACATCGACGTCGTGGGCGAGGCCGCGGACGGCGGCGAGGTGCCGGCGCTCGTGGCCGCGCACGCGCCCGACGTCGTGCTCATGGACATCCGCATGCCCCGCCTCGACGGCCTCGCCGCCACCGAGGCGCTGCGGCGGCGCGCGGAGCCGCCGGAGGTGCTGGTGCTGACCACGTTCCACACCGACGAGCACGTGCTGCGGGCCCTGCGCGGGGGCGCCGCGGGGTTCGTCCTCAAGGACACCCCGCCCCGGGAGATCGTCGCGGCCGTACGCAAGGTCGCCGCCGGCGAGCCCGCGCTGTCGCCCGCGGTGCTCCAGCAGCTCATCGCCCAGGTCTCCGGCGCCGGCGCCGAAGAACGGGCGCGGGCCGGGGAGCACGCCCGCCGCCGGCTCGCCGCGCTCGGCGAGCGCGAGCGCGAGGTCGCCGTGGCGGTCGGCCGCGGCCGGTCGAACGCGGAGATCGCCGCCGAGTTGTACATGAGCGTGCCCACCGTGAAGACCCACGTCTCGCGCATCCTCACCAAGCTCGACCTCAACAACCGCGTGCAGATCGCCCTCCTCGTCCACGACGCAAGGGAATCCTGA
- a CDS encoding MBL fold metallo-hydrolase: MTILHYVGGPTALLHLGGVRLLTDPTFDPPGEYPVGGRRLVKTAGPAIAPAGLGPVDAVLLSHDQHPDNLDRAGRECAAAAPLVLSTASAAERLRGPVRALPAWESYAVGPVRVTAVPAQHGPPGTGHLTGEVTGFVLTGDGLPTVYVSGDNASLDVVRTIAARLGPVDIAVLFAGAAQTPLLGAAHLTLTSEHAAAAAAVLGAHDVVPLHFEHWEHFTQGADSLVAAFEAAGLGHRLRLPRPGEAVEL, from the coding sequence ATGACGATCTTGCACTACGTCGGCGGTCCCACCGCGCTCCTCCACCTCGGCGGGGTCCGGCTGCTCACCGACCCGACGTTCGACCCGCCGGGCGAGTACCCCGTCGGCGGGCGGCGGCTGGTGAAGACCGCGGGCCCGGCGATAGCCCCGGCCGGCCTCGGCCCGGTAGACGCGGTGCTGCTCTCGCACGACCAGCACCCCGACAACCTCGACCGGGCCGGGCGCGAGTGCGCCGCCGCCGCGCCGCTGGTGCTCTCCACGGCGTCGGCGGCGGAGCGGCTGCGCGGCCCGGTGCGGGCGCTGCCGGCGTGGGAGTCGTACGCGGTGGGACCGGTCCGCGTCACCGCGGTGCCCGCACAGCACGGCCCGCCCGGCACCGGGCATCTGACCGGCGAGGTCACCGGGTTCGTGCTCACCGGGGACGGGCTGCCCACGGTCTACGTCAGCGGCGACAACGCCTCGCTCGACGTGGTCCGTACGATCGCCGCCCGCCTCGGCCCCGTCGACATCGCCGTGCTCTTCGCCGGCGCCGCACAGACCCCGCTGCTCGGCGCCGCGCACCTCACGCTCACCAGCGAACACGCCGCGGCCGCGGCCGCGGTGCTCGGGGCGCACGACGTGGTGCCGCTGCACTTCGAGCACTGGGAGCACTTCACGCAGGGCGCCGACTCGCTGGTCGCCGCCTTCGAGGCGGCGGGGCTCGGACACCGGCTGCGGCTGCCGCGGCCGGGGGAGGCGGTGGAGCTGTAG
- the gcl gene encoding glyoxylate carboligase, which yields MTAARAAVEILKKEGVQVAFGVPGAAINPFYAALRAAGGVGHVLARHVEGASHMAEGYTRARAGNIGVCIGTSGPAGTDMITGLYSAIGDSVPILCITGQAPTPVLHKEDFQAVDIAAIAAPVTKKATTVLQAAQVPGVFQQAFHLMRSGRPGPVLVDLPTDVQLTEIEFDPDTYEPLPVHRPAATRAQAEKAVAMLCAAERPLIVAGGGVIGADACAELVEFAELTGTPVVPTLMGWGALPDDHPLNAGMVGLQTSHRYGNENLLAADFVLGIGNRWANRHTGYRLDVYTGGRTFVHVDVEPTQIGRIFAPDYGIASDAGAALRQFTEAARERRAAGRLPDRAAWAAATQERRARLQRRTHFDDVPMKPQRVYEEMNKAFGPATRYVTAIGLSQIAGAQMLHVYRPRHWINCGQAGPLGWTVPAALGVATADPEALVVGLSGDYDFQFLVEELAVGAQHRIPYVQVLVNNSYLGLIRQAQLGLDMDFQVNLEFENVNSPELGGYGVDHVKVAEGLGCKAIRVTEPGELGAAFAQARKLAAEHRVPVVVEAILERITNISMSTTADISDVREWEDLATEQWHAPTSILPLKN from the coding sequence ATGACAGCCGCGCGCGCGGCGGTGGAGATCCTCAAGAAGGAAGGCGTCCAGGTCGCGTTCGGCGTCCCGGGGGCGGCGATCAACCCGTTCTACGCGGCCCTCAGGGCGGCCGGCGGCGTCGGCCACGTGCTCGCGCGGCACGTCGAGGGCGCCTCGCACATGGCCGAGGGCTACACCCGCGCCCGGGCGGGGAACATCGGCGTGTGCATCGGCACGTCGGGCCCCGCCGGCACCGACATGATCACCGGGCTGTACTCGGCGATCGGCGACTCGGTCCCGATCCTGTGCATCACGGGACAGGCGCCGACGCCCGTGCTGCACAAGGAGGACTTCCAGGCCGTCGACATCGCGGCGATCGCCGCCCCCGTCACCAAGAAGGCCACCACCGTGCTCCAGGCCGCACAGGTGCCCGGCGTCTTTCAGCAGGCGTTCCACCTGATGCGCTCCGGCCGCCCCGGGCCCGTGCTCGTCGACCTGCCCACCGATGTCCAGCTCACCGAGATCGAGTTCGACCCGGACACGTACGAGCCGCTGCCCGTGCACCGGCCCGCCGCCACCCGGGCGCAGGCGGAGAAGGCCGTCGCGATGCTCTGCGCCGCCGAGCGGCCGCTGATCGTCGCCGGTGGCGGCGTCATCGGCGCCGACGCCTGCGCGGAGCTGGTGGAGTTCGCGGAGCTGACCGGCACCCCCGTCGTGCCGACCCTGATGGGCTGGGGCGCACTCCCCGACGACCATCCGCTCAACGCGGGCATGGTCGGGCTGCAGACCTCCCACCGCTACGGCAACGAGAACCTCCTCGCCGCCGACTTCGTCCTCGGCATCGGCAACCGCTGGGCCAACCGCCACACCGGCTACCGGCTCGACGTCTACACCGGGGGCCGTACCTTCGTCCACGTCGACGTCGAACCCACCCAGATCGGCCGGATCTTCGCCCCCGACTACGGCATCGCCTCCGACGCGGGCGCCGCGCTGCGGCAGTTCACCGAGGCCGCCCGCGAACGGCGGGCCGCCGGCCGGCTGCCGGACCGCGCCGCGTGGGCCGCCGCCACCCAGGAGCGCAGGGCGCGGCTCCAGCGCCGTACCCACTTCGACGACGTGCCGATGAAGCCGCAGCGGGTCTACGAGGAGATGAACAAGGCGTTCGGCCCCGCCACCCGCTACGTCACCGCCATCGGCCTCTCGCAGATCGCCGGCGCCCAGATGCTCCACGTCTACCGGCCGCGGCACTGGATCAACTGCGGCCAGGCGGGACCCCTCGGCTGGACCGTGCCCGCCGCCCTCGGCGTCGCCACCGCCGACCCGGAGGCGCTGGTCGTCGGGCTCTCCGGGGACTACGACTTCCAGTTCCTCGTGGAGGAACTGGCGGTCGGCGCCCAGCACCGCATTCCGTACGTGCAGGTCCTCGTCAACAACTCCTATCTCGGCCTCATCCGGCAGGCCCAGTTGGGCCTGGACATGGACTTCCAGGTCAACCTGGAGTTCGAGAACGTCAACTCGCCGGAGCTGGGCGGCTACGGCGTCGACCACGTCAAGGTCGCCGAGGGGCTGGGCTGCAAGGCGATCCGGGTCACCGAGCCGGGGGAGCTGGGCGCCGCGTTCGCCCAGGCGCGGAAGCTGGCGGCGGAACACCGGGTGCCGGTGGTGGTGGAGGCGATCCTGGAGCGGATCACCAACATCTCCATGAGCACCACGGCGGACATCAGCGACGTCCGCGAGTGGGAGGACCTGGCCACCGAGCAGTGGCATGCCCCCACGTCGATCCTGCCGCTGAAGAACTGA
- a CDS encoding histidine kinase translates to MPRTASATRPAGSTRRDRLADAGLVLFAGAFSFLSADSVLPEDGAGVSENVLFAEALAAGAACLALPLRRRWPVPLAVALLVADSFGHFFIGPTLVAVFTVAAHRPLRATGWIAALVFARLVGFLATTPDPQDPRTGAGVAYFSLVTAAVVFGLYRRSRRQLVASLRERAEQAEADAALRAEQAQRRAREEIAREMHDVLAHRLSLLSVHAGALEFHPGAPPAEVARAAGVIRDSAHEALQDLRDVIGVLRAPADSGPGAGRPQPTLGDVDRLVAEAGEAGMRIAYAPDVAAAEAVPAATGRTAYRIVQEGLTNARKHAAGTKVTVTLTGSPEKGLTVEVSNPLPHGGGETGSAAHGEHGAGVRRAEAPRNGRPGSGGQRTGRRDPDATAAGRTAGTGRSAGTGPGTDRTAEIRRPAAGTDAADTGRVAVPALAAEPRGGAGRLAAAAVGSGAEGGSGRAGAGTRATGPIPGAGQGLIGLAERTALAGGRLAHTADGDGFHLRAWLPWGRPSRTE, encoded by the coding sequence ATGCCCCGTACCGCCTCCGCGACCCGCCCCGCCGGCAGCACCCGGCGGGACCGGCTCGCCGACGCCGGCCTCGTCCTCTTCGCCGGGGCCTTCTCGTTCCTGTCCGCCGACTCCGTGCTGCCGGAGGACGGCGCCGGCGTCTCGGAGAACGTGCTCTTCGCCGAGGCCCTGGCCGCGGGAGCGGCCTGCCTGGCGCTGCCGCTGCGGCGCCGCTGGCCGGTGCCGCTCGCGGTGGCGTTGCTCGTCGCCGACTCCTTCGGCCACTTCTTCATCGGCCCGACGCTGGTGGCGGTCTTCACGGTCGCGGCGCACCGCCCGCTGCGCGCCACCGGCTGGATCGCCGCCCTTGTCTTCGCCCGGCTCGTGGGCTTCCTCGCCACCACCCCGGACCCGCAGGACCCGCGGACCGGCGCGGGGGTGGCGTACTTCTCGCTGGTCACGGCGGCCGTGGTCTTCGGCCTCTACCGGCGCTCGCGCCGCCAGCTCGTCGCCTCGCTGCGCGAGCGCGCGGAGCAGGCGGAGGCCGACGCGGCGCTGCGCGCGGAGCAGGCGCAGCGGCGGGCCCGGGAGGAGATCGCGCGCGAGATGCACGACGTGCTGGCGCACCGGCTGTCGCTGCTCAGCGTGCACGCGGGGGCGCTGGAGTTCCACCCCGGCGCCCCGCCCGCGGAGGTCGCCCGCGCGGCGGGCGTGATCCGCGACAGCGCGCACGAGGCGCTGCAGGACCTGCGGGACGTGATCGGCGTGCTGCGCGCACCGGCCGACTCCGGCCCGGGCGCCGGGCGTCCGCAGCCGACGCTCGGGGACGTGGACCGGCTGGTGGCGGAGGCGGGCGAGGCGGGCATGCGCATCGCGTACGCACCGGACGTCGCCGCTGCGGAGGCGGTCCCGGCGGCGACGGGGCGCACGGCGTACCGCATCGTGCAGGAGGGCCTGACGAACGCCCGCAAGCACGCGGCGGGCACGAAGGTGACGGTGACGCTGACGGGGAGCCCGGAGAAGGGCCTGACGGTGGAGGTGAGCAACCCGCTGCCGCACGGGGGCGGGGAGACGGGCTCCGCCGCGCACGGCGAGCACGGGGCGGGCGTTCGGCGCGCGGAGGCGCCCCGCAACGGCCGGCCCGGGAGCGGCGGACAGCGGACCGGCAGGCGGGATCCGGACGCCACCGCCGCCGGCCGGACGGCCGGGACGGGACGTTCGGCCGGTACCGGCCCCGGGACCGACCGAACCGCGGAGATCCGGCGCCCCGCGGCCGGGACGGATGCCGCCGATACCGGCCGGGTTGCGGTGCCCGCCCTCGCGGCGGAGCCGCGGGGCGGAGCGGGCCGGCTCGCCGCGGCGGCCGTCGGCTCCGGAGCCGAGGGCGGCTCGGGCCGGGCCGGCGCCGGTACCCGCGCCACCGGCCCCATCCCCGGGGCCGGGCAGGGCCTCATCGGGCTCGCCGAGCGCACCGCGCTGGCCGGCGGGCGGCTGGCGCACACGGCAGACGGCGACGGCTTCCACCTGCGCGCCTGGCTGCCGTGGGGCCGCCCGTCCCGTACGGAATGA
- a CDS encoding 2-hydroxy-3-oxopropionate reductase, protein MTTNSAAPGAGLPAIAWIGLGIMGSPMSENLIAAGYPVTGYTLEQEKLDRLAKAGGTAAGSIAEAVADADVIITMVPASPQVEAVAYGPDGILAHARSGALLVDMSSITPQTSVDLAENAAERGIRVLDAPVSGGEAGAVEAVLSIMVGGEQADFERARPVFEALGRTIVHCGPHGAGQTVKAANQLIVAVNIQACAEAVVFLEKSGVDLAAALDVLGGGLAGSTVLARKKDNFLGRDFRPGFRIDLHHKDMGIVTDAARNVGAALPVGAVVAQLVAALRAQGDGGLDHSALLRGVERLSGGEV, encoded by the coding sequence ATGACCACCAACTCCGCGGCCCCCGGGGCCGGTCTGCCCGCGATCGCCTGGATCGGCCTCGGCATCATGGGCTCCCCCATGTCCGAGAACCTGATCGCGGCGGGCTATCCGGTCACCGGCTACACCCTGGAGCAGGAGAAGCTCGACCGGCTGGCCAAGGCCGGCGGCACGGCCGCCGGGTCGATCGCCGAGGCCGTCGCGGACGCGGACGTGATCATCACGATGGTCCCCGCGTCGCCGCAGGTCGAGGCCGTCGCCTACGGGCCGGACGGCATCCTGGCGCACGCCAGGAGCGGCGCGCTGCTCGTCGACATGTCCTCGATCACCCCGCAGACCTCCGTGGACCTGGCGGAGAACGCCGCCGAGCGCGGGATCCGGGTGCTCGACGCCCCCGTCTCCGGCGGCGAGGCCGGGGCGGTCGAGGCGGTGCTGTCCATCATGGTCGGCGGCGAGCAGGCCGACTTCGAGCGGGCCCGGCCGGTCTTCGAGGCGCTGGGCCGGACGATCGTGCACTGCGGCCCGCACGGCGCGGGCCAGACGGTCAAGGCCGCCAACCAGTTGATCGTCGCGGTGAACATCCAGGCGTGCGCCGAGGCCGTGGTCTTCCTGGAGAAGTCCGGCGTGGACCTGGCGGCCGCGCTCGACGTCCTCGGCGGCGGCCTAGCCGGGTCCACCGTGCTGGCCCGCAAGAAGGACAACTTCCTGGGCCGCGACTTCCGGCCCGGCTTCCGCATCGACCTGCACCACAAGGACATGGGCATCGTCACCGACGCCGCCCGGAACGTCGGCGCCGCGCTGCCGGTCGGCGCGGTCGTCGCCCAGCTCGTCGCCGCGCTGCGCGCGCAGGGCGACGGCGGCCTGGACCACTCGGCGCTGCTGCGCGGCGTGGAGCGCCTCTCCGGCGGCGAGGTCTGA
- a CDS encoding AMP-binding protein, which produces MTAEPSYTSGTGATALLGDTIGANLDRAIAAHPDREALVDVVSGRRWTYAEFGAAVDEVARGLLARGVAKGERVGIWAVNCPEWVLVQYASARIGAVMVTINPAYRVHELEYVLNQSGTSLLVASLAHKSSDYRRMVEQVRGSCPALRNVFYIGDSGWGRLIEAGRAVPPERVREREALLSCDDPVNIQYTSGTTGFAKGATLSHHSILNNGFFVGETLGYTEQDRVCIPVPYYHCFGMVMGNLAATSHGACMVVPGPSFDPAATLAAVEQERCTSLYGVPTMFVAELALPDFALYDLTSLRTGIMAGSPCPVEVMKRVVNEMHMAEVTICYGMTETSPVATQTRREDDLERRTATVGRVLPHIEVKVVDPVTGVTMPRGTTGELCTRGYSVMQGYWEQPERTAEVVDAGRWMHTGDLARMREDGCVEIVGRIKDMIIRGGENVYPREIEEFLYTHPKIADVQVVGVPDETYGEEILACVILSDPGHALSRRELAHYCENRLAHYKIPRHLRIMEEFPMTVSGKVRKVELREQFSAAE; this is translated from the coding sequence ATGACCGCAGAGCCGTCCTACACGAGCGGAACCGGCGCCACCGCGCTGCTGGGCGACACCATCGGTGCCAACCTGGACCGCGCCATCGCCGCCCACCCCGACCGCGAGGCCCTGGTCGACGTGGTCTCCGGGCGCCGCTGGACCTACGCCGAGTTCGGCGCCGCCGTCGACGAGGTGGCGCGCGGGCTGCTCGCCCGCGGCGTCGCCAAGGGCGAGCGCGTCGGCATCTGGGCGGTCAACTGCCCGGAGTGGGTGCTCGTCCAGTACGCCTCGGCCCGTATCGGCGCGGTGATGGTCACCATCAACCCCGCCTACCGGGTGCACGAACTGGAGTACGTCCTCAACCAGTCCGGCACCTCCCTGCTGGTCGCCTCGCTGGCGCACAAGTCCAGCGACTACCGGCGGATGGTCGAGCAGGTACGCGGCAGTTGTCCCGCCCTGCGCAACGTCTTCTACATCGGCGACTCCGGCTGGGGCCGGCTGATCGAGGCCGGCCGCGCGGTGCCCCCGGAGCGGGTCCGCGAGCGCGAGGCGCTGCTGTCCTGCGACGACCCGGTCAACATCCAGTACACCTCCGGCACCACCGGCTTCGCCAAGGGCGCGACCCTGTCGCACCACAGCATCCTCAACAACGGCTTCTTCGTCGGCGAGACGCTGGGCTACACCGAGCAGGACCGGGTCTGCATCCCCGTCCCGTACTACCACTGCTTCGGCATGGTCATGGGCAACCTCGCCGCCACCAGCCACGGCGCCTGCATGGTCGTCCCCGGGCCCTCCTTCGACCCCGCCGCCACCCTCGCGGCCGTCGAGCAGGAGCGCTGCACCTCGCTCTACGGGGTACCCACCATGTTCGTCGCCGAACTGGCCCTGCCCGACTTCGCCCTGTACGACCTGACGTCGCTGCGCACCGGGATCATGGCCGGCTCGCCGTGTCCCGTCGAGGTGATGAAGCGGGTGGTCAACGAGATGCACATGGCGGAGGTGACCATCTGCTACGGCATGACCGAGACGTCCCCCGTCGCCACCCAGACCCGGCGCGAGGACGACCTGGAGCGCCGCACCGCCACCGTCGGCCGGGTCCTGCCGCACATCGAGGTCAAGGTCGTCGACCCGGTCACCGGCGTCACGATGCCCCGCGGCACCACCGGCGAGCTGTGCACCCGCGGCTACAGCGTCATGCAGGGCTACTGGGAGCAGCCCGAGCGCACCGCCGAGGTCGTCGATGCCGGCCGCTGGATGCACACCGGCGACCTGGCGCGGATGCGCGAGGACGGCTGCGTGGAGATCGTCGGCCGGATCAAGGACATGATCATAAGGGGCGGCGAAAACGTCTATCCGCGCGAGATCGAGGAGTTCCTGTACACCCACCCCAAGATCGCCGACGTGCAGGTGGTGGGCGTGCCGGACGAGACGTACGGGGAGGAGATCCTCGCCTGCGTGATCCTCAGCGATCCGGGGCACGCGCTCTCCCGGCGCGAGCTGGCCCACTACTGCGAGAACCGGCTTGCGCACTACAAGATCCCGCGGCATCTGCGGATCATGGAGGAGTTCCCGATGACGGTCAGCGGGAAGGTGCGGAAGGTCGAGCTGCGGGAGCAGTTCAGTGCTGCGGAATAG
- a CDS encoding TIM barrel protein — translation MGFGDQRFTVNISLLFTELPLLERPAAAAAAGFDAVELWWPWPDAPVPDPAELDALRTALDAAGTRLTGLNFYAGRLPGPDRGALSVPGAESERFRANLDVAAGFAAATGCTALNALYGNRVEGVTAAEQDLLALENLVLAARAADRAGAVLLIEALNEPESPHYPLLDAAAAVAVADKVDAASGLGNARFLMDLYHLSMNGADLEQVIDAHAGRTGHVQIADDPGRGAPGTGTLPLAALLDRLAAAGYDGHVGLEYKPGDRPSAESFGWLPR, via the coding sequence ATGGGCTTCGGCGACCAGCGCTTCACAGTGAACATCTCCCTCCTGTTCACCGAGCTTCCGCTGCTCGAACGCCCGGCCGCGGCCGCCGCGGCCGGCTTCGACGCGGTCGAGCTGTGGTGGCCCTGGCCCGACGCACCCGTTCCGGATCCGGCGGAGCTGGACGCCCTGCGCACCGCGCTGGACGCGGCCGGCACCCGGCTGACCGGGCTCAACTTCTACGCGGGCCGGCTGCCGGGACCCGACCGCGGCGCGCTCTCCGTGCCCGGCGCGGAGTCCGAGCGGTTCCGCGCGAATCTCGACGTGGCCGCCGGCTTCGCCGCCGCCACCGGCTGCACCGCGCTCAACGCCCTCTACGGCAACCGCGTCGAGGGCGTCACCGCCGCCGAGCAGGACCTGCTCGCGCTGGAGAACCTGGTGCTCGCCGCCCGCGCGGCCGACCGGGCCGGCGCCGTCCTGCTCATCGAGGCGCTGAACGAGCCCGAGTCCCCGCACTACCCGCTGCTCGACGCGGCGGCGGCGGTCGCGGTGGCCGACAAGGTCGACGCCGCCTCGGGCCTGGGCAACGCCCGCTTCCTGATGGACCTCTACCACCTGTCGATGAACGGCGCGGACCTGGAGCAGGTCATCGACGCCCACGCGGGCCGCACCGGGCACGTCCAGATCGCCGACGACCCCGGCCGCGGTGCCCCCGGCACCGGCACGCTGCCGCTGGCCGCGCTGCTGGACCGGCTGGCCGCCGCCGGGTACGACGGGCACGTGGGCCTGGAGTACAAGCCGGGCGACCGGCCGAGCGCCGAGTCCTTCGGCTGGCTCCCCCGCTGA